The Vigna unguiculata cultivar IT97K-499-35 chromosome 6, ASM411807v1, whole genome shotgun sequence genome contains a region encoding:
- the LOC114187737 gene encoding protein LNK1 isoform X6 yields the protein MTQKEKMLEKDSWSHAPEAVFSSRVGDSSKEAKRPTLDDTGMSDHCFKSSNLDSGGCELCEDDTILGDKCVVENDSVCQYPINHISQADNELSFLDNDGWLDIGNFEDVDRMLSCDLTFGTGSLNNEEEFCWLSSSHGAEGSDDALKSDFKFSYAEMSPLKSISDYKMDSKENMVGLSKDSNERSSPVDEKNSSQMDVIDDSVPVPLSMFSENESDMKSGNIVDLLPKEKPQRKLPKPSVGRRKNGYLENGGSVHPYAPPEQYADTKQPFGTSSSGVTSLDSIQKHKLNIDSGSLGCIQAQIPARLPDYNHAPNHSSLFPTLSGSRSEHDGHLSPSVKESSYASNIESSHGHSLEAAALKTFENREKLYQCCDGPPLNSSFKNDNTPNQIPLHSPGSAQQIGHRFENDNEGHSEVQGVSLGFSPEIDSSAVQESSSMGSVLDQTSLEATSFCHLQQIMDQLDIKTKLCIRDSLYRLAKSAEQRHNNSNANGCIGDNEACKAMMVQDASRCTGLMDMETNTNPIDRSVAHLLFHRPSDPSMLLPNETLPFKPGATIHHGSVINLPVKTEKQVCQEDSSAGLENKFSGANNTK from the exons ATGACTCAGAAAGAGAAAATGCTAGAAAAGGATTCTTGGTCTCATGCACCCGAAGCTGTGTTTTCTTCTCGTGTTGGTGACTCAAGTAAAGAAGCCAAAAGGCCAACTTTGGATGACACTGGCATGTCTGATCACTGCTTCAAGAGCAGCAATTTAGATTCTGGAGGATGTGAGCTATGTGAAGATGATACTATCTTGGGAGACAAGTGTGTGGTTGAAAATGACAGTGTCTGTCAATATCCAATCAATCACATATCCCAAGCTGACAATGAACTCAGTTTTCTTGATAATGATGGGTGGCTAGATATAGGAAACTTTGAAGATGTTGACAGGATGTT aagtTGTGATTTAACGTTTGGAACTGGAAGCCTCAACAATGAAGAGGAGTTCTGCTGGCTCTCATCTTCTCATGGTGCTGAAGGTTCTGATGATGCATTGAAGTCTGATTTCAAGTTTTCATATGCAGAAATGAGTCCATTGAAAAGTATATCAGATTATAAAATGGACTCTAAGGAAAATATGGTAGGTCTTTCGAAAGATTCCAATGAAAGATCATCTCCTGTTGATGAAAAAAACAGTTCTCAAATGGATGTTATTGATGATAGTGTCCCTGTTCCATTATCAATGTTCAGTGAGAATGAGTCGGATATGAAATCTGGTAATATAGTTGACTTGCTACCGAAAGAAAAG CCGCAGAGGAAGCTGCCAAAGCCATCAGTGGGAAGGCGAAAAAACGGTTACCTAGAAAATGGAGGATCTGTTCATCCTTACGCACCTCCAGAGCAATATGCAGATACAAAGCAACCCTTTGGAACGTCTTCCAGTGGAGTTACATCTCTTGATAGCATCCAGAAACATAAGCTGAACATAGATTCTGGTTCTTTAGGCTGTATACAGGCACAAATTCCTGCAAGACTCCCAGACTATAATCATGCTCCAAATCACAGTTCCCTGTTTCCAACTTTATCTGGATCAAGATCTGAGCATGACGGGCATCTGTCTCCTTCTGTGAAAGAGTCATCATATGCGTCAAACATTGAAAGCTCTCATGGTCATTCTTTGGAGGCTGCTGCCTTGAAAACATTTGAAAACAGAGAAAAGTTGTACCAATGCTGTGATGGACCTCCGTTAAACAGCAGTTTCAAAAATGATAATACGCCAAATCAAATACCACTTCATAGTCCAGGTTCAGCTCAGCAAATAGGGCACCGGTTTGAAAATGACAATGAGGGTCATAGTGAAGTCCAGGGAGTCAGCCTAGGCTTTTCACCAGAAATAGATTCTTCAGCAGTGCAGGAAAGCTCATCCATGGGCTCTGTTCTGGACCAAACCTCACTTGAAGCGACTAGCTTTTGCCACCTTCAACAGATCATGGATCAG TTGGATATTAAAACCAAACTGTGCATAAGGGACAGTCTATACCGCTTGGCTAAGAGTGCGGAGCAAAGACACAACAATTCAAATGCTAATGGTTGCATCGGAGACAATGAAGCATGCAAAGCAATGATGGTGCAGGATGCAAGCAG GTGTACCGGATTAATGGACATGGAAACTAACACAAATCCCATCGATCGGTCTGTAGCACACTTACTGTTTCACAGGCCTTCAGATCCATCAATGTTGCTTCCTAACGAAACTTTACCTTTCAAACCCGGAGCCACG ATACATCATGGATCAGTGATCAATCTACCGGTAAAGACTGAGAAACAAGTCTGTCAAGAAGATTCTTCAGCCGGATTGGAGAACAAGTTTTCCGGGGCAAACAACACCAAATGA